A genomic window from Streptomyces sp. 846.5 includes:
- a CDS encoding GntR family transcriptional regulator translates to MVSNESHWRKRERIREHLLDLVEETRVGAPIPGERQLCEELEVSRPTLRSVVDDLVRDGLLVREHGRGVFVAKAKVAQHLSQTAGHTLGVGGVDGIWTSRTVDFRSVTAGPRIGRRLQVSPGEQVLRITRLRLVDGVPMSVENLNVPQSLVPGLTAHDLEVESFYRLLGSRFGILLTDASQIIEPTVVDEAEAELLGVPLHAPALLFERETRDADGRVVEFTHSVYRGDRYRIFTQLSLAARPDNGQVLGGSWSAASTVPGADTLVVDPYWTDKQ, encoded by the coding sequence ATGGTCAGCAACGAGAGCCACTGGCGGAAGCGGGAGCGGATCCGGGAGCACCTGCTCGACCTGGTCGAGGAGACCCGGGTCGGCGCGCCGATCCCCGGAGAGCGACAGTTGTGCGAGGAGCTCGAAGTGTCCCGTCCCACCCTGCGCTCGGTCGTCGACGACCTGGTACGGGACGGCCTGCTGGTCCGCGAGCACGGCCGTGGCGTGTTCGTGGCCAAGGCCAAGGTCGCCCAGCACCTCTCCCAGACCGCCGGGCACACCCTCGGCGTCGGCGGCGTGGACGGCATCTGGACCAGCCGCACGGTGGACTTCCGCAGCGTCACCGCCGGGCCCAGGATCGGCCGCAGGCTCCAGGTCTCACCCGGCGAGCAGGTACTGCGGATCACCCGCCTCCGGCTGGTGGACGGCGTCCCCATGTCGGTGGAGAACCTGAACGTCCCGCAGTCGCTGGTGCCCGGGCTGACCGCGCACGACCTGGAGGTCGAATCCTTCTACCGGCTGCTGGGAAGCAGGTTCGGCATCCTGCTCACCGACGCCTCGCAGATCATCGAACCCACCGTGGTCGACGAGGCGGAGGCGGAACTGCTCGGCGTCCCGCTGCACGCCCCGGCACTGCTCTTCGAGCGGGAGACCCGGGACGCGGACGGCAGGGTCGTGGAGTTCACCCACTCCGTCTACCGGGGTGACCGCTACCGCATCTTCACCCAGCTCTCGCTCGCCGCCCGGCCCGACAACGGCCAGGTCCTCGGCGGCTCCTGGTCGGCCGCCTCGACCGTGCCCGGCGCGGACACCCTCGTGGTGGACCCGTACTGGACCGACAAGCAATAG